A genomic window from Carassius auratus strain Wakin chromosome 19, ASM336829v1, whole genome shotgun sequence includes:
- the gpnmb gene encoding protein QNR-71 isoform X2 has protein sequence MQLEMLLVLAWVLIVPATNSKKTYGDMFPHKHKLPIPFPIPGWDPDTNPWDESLYPPFKQQLNRRHDKPPRVRLTSDSPAMKGSCISFTAALEFPPCQKEDSSGNLVYDEHCDDANGQVRSGYVFNWTSWLDDYGFGKCTDLKRCNVFPDGKPFPQSNDWRRRGYVYVWHTMGQYFETCDGSSSHLTLNTTNMTFGSGMMEVMVYRKCERRKYSPLSVDSTVFFITDKIPLSVNISQKHPASITDKNVFVRGSDVIFNVQIHDPSNYLKTADAVDFIWDFRDGNQLVTHSNVATHAYNTLGNVTVKLLVEASFRVPCPPPTPTPMHFTQAHSTAMPTLPPGTHAFTSKMETTKVPIITNPSPTTTPRVSTTAVPTTEPFQTDSEVTSITATAGPETSPTYKQPTPPPMIKHTHFKEYDCFHHVNGSFEGEIIIIEPPLALQNLPANQILKVSADKVTNTSVNFMVTCSGSVPSVACTIVTNSACREVKNIVCEDVAPYGEGCKISLTRIFQTPGNYCVNITLGLPGGLALATTTSVTIGNSPNISSPKSSHVAEVVLSSSAVLISIFAFIAVMVYKRYKVYRPVRRSMLDDAERTAGSWSLSKVRAALFSADEERSRLLTERPL, from the exons ATGCAATTGGAAATGTTGCTTGTGCTGGCCTGGGTATTGATCGTTCCTGCAACGAACAGCAAAAAAA CTTATGGTGACATGTTTCCTCACAAACATAAACTCCCTATTCCATTCCCAATCCCTGGATGGGACCCGGACACGAACCCTTGGGACGAATCCCTGTATCCCCCCTTCAAACAGCAGCTGAATCGCAGACATG ATAAACCACCGAGGGTGCGCCTCACAAGCGACAGCCCAGCGATGAAAGGCTCATGCATCTCGTTCACTGCAGCTCTGGAGTTTCCACCATGCCAGAAGGAGGACAGCAGCGGCAACCTGGTGTATGATGAGCACTGTGACGACG CCAATGGACAGGTGCGTTCAGGATACGTGTTTAACTGGACATCCTGGTTGGATGACTATGGCTTTGGAAAGTGTACAGATCTGAAGAGGTGCAATGTTTTCCCTGATGGAAAGCCTTTTCCTCAGAGCAATGACTGGAGACGTAGAGGTTATGTGTATGTGTGGCACACCATGG GCCAGTATTTTGAGACGTGTGATGGCTCCTCCTCCCATCTGACCCTGAACACCACTAACATGACGTTTGGATCTGGTATGATGGAGGTGATGGTGTACCGTAAATGTGAGCGCAGGAAGTACAGCCCACTCTCTGTGGACAGCACCGTATTCTTCATAACAG ATAAGATTCCACTCTCCGTGAACATTTCCCAGAAGCATCCAGCCAGCATAACTGACAAAAACGTCTTTGTCAGAGGGTCAGATGTGATTTTCAATGTCCAGATCCATGACCCAAGCAACTATCTGAAGACCGCTGATGCGGTAGACTTCATTTGGGACTTTCGGGATGGCAACCAGTTGGTCACCCACAGCAATGTGGCAACTCATGCGTACAACACTCTTGGAAATGTAACAGTCAAGCTCCTCGTGGAGGCATCGTTCCGTGTGCCCTGCCCGCCACCGACTCCAACACCAATGCACTTTACACAAGCTCATAGCACGG CAATGCCTACATTACCGCCTGGCACTCACGCATTCACTAGCAAAATGGAGACCACCAAGG TTCCCATCATCACCAATCCTTCACCAACTACCACTCCTCGAGTCTCTACAACTGCTGTACCAACAACCGAACCATTCCAAACCGATTCAGAGGTGACGTCTATTACAGCCACCGCTGGGCCTGAGACCAGTCCCACGTATAAGCAGCCCACCCCACCCCCcatgatcaaacacacacacttcaaggAATATGACTGTTTCCACCATGTGAATGGCTCCTTTGAAGGCGAGATCATAATCATAG AACCTCCTCTAGCTCTGCAGAACCTGCCAGCCAACCAGATTTTAAAGGTGTCAGCTGACAAAGTGACCAACACATCTGTAAACTTCATGGTGACTTGCTCCGGCAG TGTTCCCTCAGTGGCCTGCACCATAGTGACCAACTCCGCTTGTCGGGAGGTCAAGAATATCGTGTGTGAGGATGTGGCTCCTTATGGCGAAGGATGCAAGATCAGCTTGACACGCATTTTCCAAACGCCGGGCAATTACTGTGTCAACATCACGCTGGGTCTGCCAGGAGGCTTGGCTCTTGCCACCACCACCTCAGTTACAATTGGCAACAGCCCTAATATAA GCTCTCCTAAATCCTCCCATGTGGCAGAGGTGGTTCTGTCTTCCAGCGCTGTGCTTATTTCCATTTTTGCATTCATCGCTGTCATGGTTTACAA GCGATATAAGGTGTATCGTCCGGTGAGACGCTCTATGTTGGATGATGCTGAGAGAACTGCTGGTAGCTGGAGTTTAAGCAAAGTAAGAGCAGCTCTGTTCTCTGCTGACGAGGAGAGAAGCCGTTTATTGACAGAGAGGCCACTATAG
- the gpnmb gene encoding protein QNR-71 isoform X1: MQLEMLLVLAWVLIVPATNSKKTYGDMFPHKHKLPIPFPIPGWDPDTNPWDESLYPPFKQQLNRRHDKPPRVRLTSDSPAMKGSCISFTAALEFPPCQKEDSSGNLVYDEHCDDGMMEASANGQVRSGYVFNWTSWLDDYGFGKCTDLKRCNVFPDGKPFPQSNDWRRRGYVYVWHTMGQYFETCDGSSSHLTLNTTNMTFGSGMMEVMVYRKCERRKYSPLSVDSTVFFITDKIPLSVNISQKHPASITDKNVFVRGSDVIFNVQIHDPSNYLKTADAVDFIWDFRDGNQLVTHSNVATHAYNTLGNVTVKLLVEASFRVPCPPPTPTPMHFTQAHSTAMPTLPPGTHAFTSKMETTKVPIITNPSPTTTPRVSTTAVPTTEPFQTDSEVTSITATAGPETSPTYKQPTPPPMIKHTHFKEYDCFHHVNGSFEGEIIIIEPPLALQNLPANQILKVSADKVTNTSVNFMVTCSGSVPSVACTIVTNSACREVKNIVCEDVAPYGEGCKISLTRIFQTPGNYCVNITLGLPGGLALATTTSVTIGNSPNISSPKSSHVAEVVLSSSAVLISIFAFIAVMVYKRYKVYRPVRRSMLDDAERTAGSWSLSKVRAALFSADEERSRLLTERPL, translated from the exons ATGCAATTGGAAATGTTGCTTGTGCTGGCCTGGGTATTGATCGTTCCTGCAACGAACAGCAAAAAAA CTTATGGTGACATGTTTCCTCACAAACATAAACTCCCTATTCCATTCCCAATCCCTGGATGGGACCCGGACACGAACCCTTGGGACGAATCCCTGTATCCCCCCTTCAAACAGCAGCTGAATCGCAGACATG ATAAACCACCGAGGGTGCGCCTCACAAGCGACAGCCCAGCGATGAAAGGCTCATGCATCTCGTTCACTGCAGCTCTGGAGTTTCCACCATGCCAGAAGGAGGACAGCAGCGGCAACCTGGTGTATGATGAGCACTGTGACGACGGTATGATGGAGGCCTCAG CCAATGGACAGGTGCGTTCAGGATACGTGTTTAACTGGACATCCTGGTTGGATGACTATGGCTTTGGAAAGTGTACAGATCTGAAGAGGTGCAATGTTTTCCCTGATGGAAAGCCTTTTCCTCAGAGCAATGACTGGAGACGTAGAGGTTATGTGTATGTGTGGCACACCATGG GCCAGTATTTTGAGACGTGTGATGGCTCCTCCTCCCATCTGACCCTGAACACCACTAACATGACGTTTGGATCTGGTATGATGGAGGTGATGGTGTACCGTAAATGTGAGCGCAGGAAGTACAGCCCACTCTCTGTGGACAGCACCGTATTCTTCATAACAG ATAAGATTCCACTCTCCGTGAACATTTCCCAGAAGCATCCAGCCAGCATAACTGACAAAAACGTCTTTGTCAGAGGGTCAGATGTGATTTTCAATGTCCAGATCCATGACCCAAGCAACTATCTGAAGACCGCTGATGCGGTAGACTTCATTTGGGACTTTCGGGATGGCAACCAGTTGGTCACCCACAGCAATGTGGCAACTCATGCGTACAACACTCTTGGAAATGTAACAGTCAAGCTCCTCGTGGAGGCATCGTTCCGTGTGCCCTGCCCGCCACCGACTCCAACACCAATGCACTTTACACAAGCTCATAGCACGG CAATGCCTACATTACCGCCTGGCACTCACGCATTCACTAGCAAAATGGAGACCACCAAGG TTCCCATCATCACCAATCCTTCACCAACTACCACTCCTCGAGTCTCTACAACTGCTGTACCAACAACCGAACCATTCCAAACCGATTCAGAGGTGACGTCTATTACAGCCACCGCTGGGCCTGAGACCAGTCCCACGTATAAGCAGCCCACCCCACCCCCcatgatcaaacacacacacttcaaggAATATGACTGTTTCCACCATGTGAATGGCTCCTTTGAAGGCGAGATCATAATCATAG AACCTCCTCTAGCTCTGCAGAACCTGCCAGCCAACCAGATTTTAAAGGTGTCAGCTGACAAAGTGACCAACACATCTGTAAACTTCATGGTGACTTGCTCCGGCAG TGTTCCCTCAGTGGCCTGCACCATAGTGACCAACTCCGCTTGTCGGGAGGTCAAGAATATCGTGTGTGAGGATGTGGCTCCTTATGGCGAAGGATGCAAGATCAGCTTGACACGCATTTTCCAAACGCCGGGCAATTACTGTGTCAACATCACGCTGGGTCTGCCAGGAGGCTTGGCTCTTGCCACCACCACCTCAGTTACAATTGGCAACAGCCCTAATATAA GCTCTCCTAAATCCTCCCATGTGGCAGAGGTGGTTCTGTCTTCCAGCGCTGTGCTTATTTCCATTTTTGCATTCATCGCTGTCATGGTTTACAA GCGATATAAGGTGTATCGTCCGGTGAGACGCTCTATGTTGGATGATGCTGAGAGAACTGCTGGTAGCTGGAGTTTAAGCAAAGTAAGAGCAGCTCTGTTCTCTGCTGACGAGGAGAGAAGCCGTTTATTGACAGAGAGGCCACTATAG